The Anaerolineales bacterium genome includes a window with the following:
- the pyk gene encoding pyruvate kinase yields the protein MSDLFSKHGRVRIIATIGPACEAEETVVEMVRAGMDVARLNFSHGTLEDHARNIRMLRGISGKMRQSIAILQDLQGVKIRTGPLREGHVPLANGRSFILTARTVPGDAEEVSVTWPDLPHNVRPDDQLLLDDGRIRLRVESVRGADIFTRVEQGGVLLPHKGINLPGVRLAVSALTEKDKQDLAFGLEQDVDAVAISFVRKPEDVAEVREFIRRTDPSKSHLPLIAKLERREALEQLEAILDAADGVMVARGDLGVETSPQDVPVIQKKIIERANLKSKLVITATQMLETMIANLQPTRAEASDVANAVFDGSDAVMLSGETAIGAHPVAAVQTMATILHKAEEHLGEWGRWKGFTSGEGKDHPTALAHAAAELAKDRKVSAIAVFTQQGRSARLMSKARPCAPILAFTPNPRTYRRLSMLWGVVPALVQPAASVEAMVGLVAAELLQSGPIQPGQQVILVASLPMELHGPPNFILLHTLQDQETKSQPAARKP from the coding sequence ATGAGCGATTTGTTTTCCAAGCACGGGCGGGTCCGGATCATCGCCACCATCGGTCCGGCTTGCGAAGCCGAAGAGACCGTGGTGGAAATGGTTCGGGCCGGGATGGACGTTGCCCGCCTGAACTTCTCCCACGGCACGCTTGAGGACCACGCACGGAACATCCGCATGCTGCGCGGGATCTCCGGCAAAATGCGTCAGTCGATCGCCATCCTGCAGGACCTGCAGGGAGTAAAAATCCGGACCGGTCCGCTTCGGGAAGGCCACGTCCCGCTTGCCAATGGCCGTTCGTTCATCCTGACCGCGCGGACCGTCCCCGGGGACGCCGAGGAAGTATCCGTCACCTGGCCCGATCTGCCGCACAACGTCCGTCCGGACGATCAACTCCTCCTGGACGACGGCCGAATCCGCCTGCGGGTGGAGAGCGTGCGCGGCGCCGATATATTCACCCGCGTGGAACAGGGCGGAGTCCTGCTTCCGCACAAGGGAATCAACCTTCCCGGCGTGCGCCTGGCCGTCTCGGCGCTGACCGAAAAAGACAAGCAAGACCTCGCCTTCGGGCTGGAGCAGGATGTGGATGCGGTGGCGATCTCCTTCGTCCGCAAACCGGAGGACGTCGCCGAGGTCCGCGAGTTCATCCGCCGGACCGATCCTTCGAAATCACACCTTCCGCTGATCGCCAAATTGGAACGGCGGGAAGCTCTCGAACAGCTGGAGGCGATCCTGGATGCCGCCGACGGCGTGATGGTGGCGCGCGGCGACCTGGGCGTGGAAACCTCGCCGCAGGACGTGCCGGTCATCCAGAAGAAAATCATCGAACGTGCGAATCTCAAATCCAAACTGGTCATCACCGCGACCCAGATGCTGGAAACCATGATCGCCAACCTCCAACCCACCCGGGCGGAAGCCTCCGACGTCGCCAACGCCGTCTTTGACGGCTCGGACGCGGTGATGCTCTCCGGCGAGACGGCGATCGGCGCCCATCCGGTGGCGGCCGTCCAGACGATGGCGACCATCCTGCACAAAGCCGAGGAGCACTTGGGGGAATGGGGACGGTGGAAAGGGTTTACGTCAGGTGAAGGAAAGGACCACCCTACGGCTCTGGCGCACGCCGCCGCGGAATTGGCCAAGGATCGCAAGGTTTCCGCGATCGCGGTGTTCACCCAGCAGGGCCGCTCGGCCAGGCTGATGTCGAAAGCCCGGCCCTGCGCGCCGATCCTGGCGTTCACCCCGAATCCGCGCACGTACCGCCGTTTGTCGATGCTGTGGGGCGTGGTCCCGGCCTTGGTCCAACCGGCGGCTTCGGTCGAGGCCATGGTGGGCCTTGTCGCCGCCGAACTGCTGCAATCCGGGCCTATTCAACCGGGACAGCAGGTGATCCTGGTTGCATCCCTGCCGATGGAGCTGCACGGACCGCCGAATTTCATTCTGTTGCACACCCTTCAGGACCAGGAAACCAAATCCCAGCCGGCCGCGCGCAAGCCGTGA
- a CDS encoding DUF2029 domain-containing protein yields the protein MNRFARRGLLPDSWIPWAVFLLLSGLGIAGLAFANYRFAQSAPGGTDFLVHWIGVRAVLDGRNPYSDQTALEIQTLVYGRPAGPGEHELRVAYPLYAEFLFLPFGWISDFVWARALWMTVLEIAAAAFAALAVFLSGAEWTRGQRVAFLVFSLSWYLGMRAIVNGNAVVLVSLFFGISLLCVKKRWDVAAGVFLACCTVKPQVALLPITAALFWAIRAGRCRMLLSFGAVMAALTGLSFAVLPTWLADNWDEIQRFALYNPPITPADVLREAAGAVGFLAGVWISVVVWLALLGIGIRLLRKREVGLLAPIGMTILLAPLSGIPMDPGNQFLLLLPLAMILSGRNPERISSRRFAGMLGAVFFGLWILFLLTVRMDGQPVQHPLMLFPLPLLLLGIRLWDAVRAHGLRAAGWDLVSWS from the coding sequence ATGAATCGGTTTGCACGGCGCGGATTGCTTCCGGATAGCTGGATTCCTTGGGCCGTGTTCCTTCTGCTTTCAGGTTTGGGAATCGCGGGACTTGCGTTTGCCAATTATAGGTTTGCGCAAAGCGCGCCGGGAGGGACCGATTTTCTGGTCCATTGGATCGGAGTGCGGGCTGTGCTCGACGGGAGGAATCCCTACTCGGATCAGACCGCACTCGAAATCCAGACCTTGGTCTACGGCCGACCGGCCGGTCCGGGCGAACACGAACTGCGGGTGGCTTATCCCCTGTATGCGGAATTCCTGTTTCTTCCTTTCGGATGGATTTCCGATTTTGTCTGGGCCCGCGCGTTGTGGATGACAGTCCTGGAAATCGCCGCGGCGGCGTTCGCCGCCCTCGCCGTGTTCCTTTCCGGCGCGGAGTGGACCCGGGGACAGCGGGTCGCGTTCCTTGTATTCTCCCTTTCCTGGTACTTGGGGATGCGGGCGATCGTCAACGGCAACGCCGTTGTTTTGGTAAGCCTGTTCTTTGGAATATCCCTGCTCTGTGTAAAAAAGCGTTGGGACGTTGCGGCGGGTGTTTTCCTGGCCTGCTGCACCGTCAAACCTCAAGTGGCGTTGCTTCCGATCACGGCCGCGCTCTTTTGGGCGATCCGTGCGGGACGATGTCGGATGCTCTTGTCGTTCGGGGCGGTGATGGCGGCGCTGACGGGGTTGAGTTTCGCGGTTTTGCCGACCTGGCTGGCCGATAATTGGGACGAAATTCAGCGTTTTGCGCTGTACAACCCGCCCATCACTCCGGCGGATGTCCTGCGGGAAGCTGCCGGAGCGGTAGGATTTCTGGCCGGGGTGTGGATTTCCGTCGTTGTCTGGCTTGCTTTGTTGGGAATCGGGATCCGCCTGTTGCGAAAAAGAGAAGTGGGATTGCTGGCCCCGATCGGGATGACTATCCTGCTTGCGCCTCTCTCCGGCATCCCCATGGATCCCGGAAACCAATTCCTGCTGCTTTTGCCGTTGGCGATGATCTTGTCTGGAAGAAATCCGGAGCGCATCTCCTCCCGGCGGTTTGCCGGGATGCTGGGCGCGGTCTTTTTCGGATTGTGGATCCTTTTTTTACTGACGGTGCGCATGGACGGCCAGCCCGTCCAACACCCTCTGATGCTGTTCCCGTTGCCTTTGTTACTGCTGGGAATACGGCTATGGGATGCGGTCCGCGCTCACGGCTTGCGCGCGGCCGGCTGGGATTTGGTTTCCTGGTCCTGA